A single window of Nicotiana sylvestris chromosome 3, ASM39365v2, whole genome shotgun sequence DNA harbors:
- the LOC104243743 gene encoding protein VASCULATURE COMPLEXITY AND CONNECTIVITY: MERKVLVICAVVGFLGLLSAVTGFAAEATRIKGSQVQFPSPSECVYPRSPALGLGLVAAVALMVAQIIVNVASGCVCCRQYQSGSNRSLALLCFVVSWFTFVIAFLLLLTGAALNDQHGEESLYFGNYYCYVVKPGVFAGAAVLSLASVALGIIYYISLVSAKNINDPWHPPVPSQGGIAMGHPQIPPQTSQEPVFVHEDTYMRRIST, translated from the exons ATGGAAAGGAAGGTGTTAGTAATTTGTGCTGTTGTGGGATTTCTAGGGTTGCTTTCTGCTGTTACTGGTTTTGCTGCTGAGGCCACTAGAATTAAG GGTTCTCAGGTCCAGTTTCCCTCTCCTTCAGAATGTGTATATCCAAGGAGTCCTGCACTGGGCCTTGGATTGGTTGCTGCTGTGGCTCTTATGGTTGCTCAAATAATTGTCAACGTAGCAAGTGGATGTGTCTGTTGCCGTCAATATCAGTCAGGATCTAATCGGTCACTAGCACTACTATGTTTTGTTGTATCCTG GTTTACATTCGTCATAGCATTTCTATTATTGCTAACGGGCGCAGCACTGAATGATCAGCATGGTGAAGAGAGCCTGTACTTTGGCAACTACTATTGCTATGTTGTAAAGCCTGGAGTATTTGCTGGAGCTGCTGTCTTGTCCCTTGCCAGTGTTGCTCTTGGAATCATCTATTACATTTCCTTGGTATCTGCAAAGAACATCAATGATCCATGGCATCCACCAGTACCAAGTCAAGGTGGCATTGCAATGGGACACCCACAAATTCCTCCACAGACCAGTCAGGAACCAGTTTTTGTGCATGAAGATACTTACATGAGACGCATATCTACGTGA